One stretch of Arachis duranensis cultivar V14167 chromosome 1, aradu.V14167.gnm2.J7QH, whole genome shotgun sequence DNA includes these proteins:
- the LOC107472670 gene encoding putative F-box protein At1g67623, which translates to MTIDCFSNIAFLPNDIWVAITIKVASDSIRELCSLRMTCKAARDAGDSDIVHRSVSIPPPHATPWWWCLSPEAKRFFDRCMVAGHPELLFREALRELFIRHNENVGLQMLNSATSTGHVAAKYALSMTLLLRTDGNDEKQKGLELYRELDAAGSLADCKARCFSILTMSWPGEVQMPRIEEQHTVCAAPRCSTRGHMPLLYDYRRRAAERNSVHAFGGAAHIPCIQCRADYDLQAFVNLP; encoded by the coding sequence ATGACAATCGACTGTTTCTCAAATATCGCTTTCCTTCCCAACGACATCTGGGTAGCAATTACCATTAAAGTTGCCTCAGACTCCATTCGAGAGCTGTGCAGTCTCAGAATGACCTGTAAGGCTGCACGCGATGCGGGAGATTCCGATATTGTTCACCGGAGTGTTTCCATCCCACCACCGCATGCCACACCGTGGTGGTGGTGCCTCAGTCCGGAGGCAAAGAGATTCTTTGATCGATGCATGGTAGCTGGCCATCCAGAGCTTCTGTTTCGGGAGGCACTTCGGGAACTCTTCATCAGACATAACGAAAACGTTGGCCTCCAGATGCTGAATAGTGCAACAAGTACAGGCCATGTAGCAGCCAAATACGCACTGAGCATGACGTTGCTGCTTCGCACGGACGGCAACGACGAAAAACAAAAAGGGCTGGAACTGTATCGCGAGCTTGATGCGGCTGGTTCACTCGCTGATTGTAAGGCAAGGTGCTTTTCAATTCTGACAATGTCGTGGCCAGGTGAGGTCCAAATGCCCCGTATAGAAGAACAACACACCGTCTGTGCCGCACCAAGGTGCTCGACCAGGGGACATATGCCTCTTCTGTATGACTATCGCAGACGTGCAGCAGAGCGAAACTCCGTCCATGCTTTCGGAGGGGCCGCTCATATCCCCTGCATCCAGTGTCGCGCAGATTACGACCTGCAAGCATTCGTCAACCTCCCATGA
- the LOC107472646 gene encoding uncharacterized protein LOC107472646, which translates to MAGDYAKGDALRVIKAAGEPSRPMRLPIPNGLLPKNSNHLYVTVADGSNRTFKIACSPRGWKEITLGRGWQRFYHEYKLQPSNILLFKHKGRDDFSVHIFQSPGVERTYDTSGDDSGDNTPPQVSRKRTPATEGTRRRKGCINVPRSAAAAEVEQTFNSEHPFFIMHITKRLLGIHFLPNVPHFGEDVNDSVMVTLRSGEISVRAVYGRYVGQRRRNCGSISHGWAEFLHKCNVTVPKLGVFEISSTHPEVELLVQFVDFE; encoded by the exons ATGGCCGGAGATTACGCCAAAGGTGACGCCCTTAGGGTTATCAAAGCGGCAGGCGAGCCGTCGCGGCCCATG CGTTTGCCAATACCGAATGGGCTCCTCCCCAAAAATAGCAACCATCTGTACGTCACGGTCGCCGATGGGTCCAACCGTACTTTCAAGATTGCGTGTAGCCCCAGGGGGTGGAAAGAGATCACTCTCGGCAGGGGATGGCAAAGGTTCTATCATGAATATAAGCTACAACCATCTAACATTCTTCTGTTCAAGCACAAGGGCAGGGACGACTTCAGCGTTCACATATTTCAGTCACCGGGTGTGGAAAGGACGTATGATACGTCCGGTGATGACTCCGGCGACAACACACCCCCCCAAGTGTCAAGGAAACGTACACCCGCTACTGAAGGTACCCGGCGTCGAAAGGGGTGTATCAATGTCCCTAGGAGCGCCGCTGCAGCTGAGGTGGAGCAGACATTTAACTCCGAGCACCCCTTCTTCATCATGCACATCACAAAAAGGCTCCTGGGCATCCACTTCCTG CCAAATGTGCCGCACTTTGGAGAGGACGTCAACGATTCTGTCATGGTCACTCTGAGATCGGGGGAGATCTCCGTCCGGGCCGTCTACGGAAGATACGTGGGCCAACGAAGGCGCAATTGTGGCAGCATTAGCCATGGGTGGGCGGAATTCTTGCACAAGTGCAACGTAACTGTCCCCAAGCTCGGCGTGTTTGAGATCTCCAGTACCCACCCAGAGGTGGAGCTGTTGGTCCAATTTGTTGATTTTGAATGA